One genomic segment of Linepithema humile isolate Giens D197 chromosome 5, Lhum_UNIL_v1.0, whole genome shotgun sequence includes these proteins:
- the LOC105677285 gene encoding actin maturation protease, translated as MPAPPLPLSSLPQAPMCEKTEVNDTDSLPPWAKITLTSAEAEIEKLISRNELKDAEVTYFSQVEPILQDGPQCGLVALAMASQEYTKPVSVSQLLAEARVRGFTQHGEVYSVDFMGTLAAEYLPDHRPDILVDLQQCPDTLTHALAHGAMVLIPYDSDFNHAPCLKRGHKAHWALLVGLISSRQGYHVLARHGKSRHLACWPLRDLIESNGNLEEEGTARHAGGYVIPKGGVGGQKGLRGRALALHPYI; from the exons atgccaGCACCACCCCTGCCTCTTTCAAGTCTGCCACAAGCACCTATGTGTGAAAAAACAGAAGTTAACGACACTGATTCTCTGCCCCCATGGGCTAAAATCACGCTTACATCCGCAGAAGCTGAAATCGAAAAGCTGATCTCACGAAATGAGTTGAAAGACGCAGAGGTAACGTACTTCTCTCAAGTAGAACCGATTCTTCAAGACGGGCCACA ATGTGGATTAGTGGCGCTTGCAATGGCATCGCAAGAATATACAAAACCAGTCTCTGTGAGTCAGCTTCTCGCCGAAGCTCGTGTTCGAGGATTCACGCAGCACGGAGAAGTATACAGTGTTGATTTCATGGGAACATTAGCTGCGGAATATTTACCCGATCATAGACCCGACATTCTAGTAGATTTACAACAGTGTCCAGATACGTTAACTCATGCTTTGGCACACGGAGCGATGGTACTGATTCCTTACGATTCTGATTTCAATCATGCTCCATGTTTGAAGAGGGGCCACAAAGCGCACTGGGCACTGCTTGTGGGACTAATCTCTTCCAG acaaGGATATCACGTTTTGGCGCGTCATGGTAAATCGCGTCATCTGGCTTGTTGGCCCTTGCGTGACTTGATAGAAAGTAACGGCAACTTAGAAGAGGAGGGTACAGCGAGACACGCAGGAGGATACGTCATACCAAAGGGCGGTGTTGGAGGCCAAAAGGGTTTACGCGGCAGAGCATTGGCGCTGCATCCGTACATATAG
- the Ada3 gene encoding transcriptional adapter 3-B — MSGKGKQSSKKAVVKARESGKTAQSSLMNSDTSPEAPEPTTSQIILKTIDNSRHLPKYISILKRSAEEGVGMEDLDELQLELETLLSAVVVRHRTLQDEITNLSSAEERRDRRSKSGKNLSLIDKKVREEKFKPKEVNAKSQSPIHTKLFKQKAMGSSTSQVVPNLHDITRIEGSKSDVPKLLLPKNDTPNKFWASVDPYCTDIMPDDIKLLEELVATHGDISEFKKIPPLGRHYSLMWAHNDLLQEEDAANVNREKKKSRTDMSHLISKNDKKANGIAGPLTQRLVSALLEENVYVANNNTENKLFRDGDPPVLRDLTIQNSINLELRMHKELVEQGFLEPDTQKKDQEDDEILAEIKRCQQELTALSNHNVTQLKRLLNLAQDESKRQALKRKISVADNEVIEHYKKLTLAKQRKVPLTRKDQEKAWTCLRERENLLEQLNSTK; from the coding sequence ATGTCGGGAAAAGGAAAGCAAAGTTCTAAAAAGGCTGTTGTCAAGGCACGTGAATCAGGGAAGACGGCTCAGTCTTCACTGATGAACTCTGACACAAGTCCAGAAGCACCAGAGCCCACAACGTCtcagattattttaaaaactatcgATAACAGTCGACATTTGCCAAAATATATCAGCATCTTGAAACGCTCAGCAGAAGAAGGTGTAGGCATGGAAGATCTTGATGAACTACAATTGGAACTTGAGACTCTTCTGTCGGCAGTTGTTGTAAGACATCGTACACTTCAGGATGAAATTACTAATTTATCCTCAGCGGAAGAACGTAGAGATAGAAGATCAAAAAGTGGGAAGAATTTGtctttaatagataaaaaagtgCGCGAGGAGAAATTCAAGCCGAAAGAAGTGAATGCTAAAAGTCAATCACCTATACATACAAAACTCTTCAAGCAGAAAGCAATGGGAAGTTCAACCAGTCAGGTGGTACCAAACTTACACGATATTACAAGGATTGAGGGATCTAAGTCGGATGTGCCAAAATTGCTTCTACCGAAAAATGACACACCCAACAAGTTCTGGGCATCGGTGGATCCTTACTGTACCGACATCATGCCCGatgacattaaattattagaagaaTTGGTTGCTACGCATGGTGATATAAGTGAATTCAAGAAGATTCCTCCTTTGGGCCGTCATTATAGTTTAATGTGGGCACACAACGATCTGCTGCAAGAGGAGGATGCAGCAAATGTGAACagggaaaagaagaaaagtcGTACAGATATGTCGCATTTGATatcgaaaaatgataaaaaagctAATGGCATCGCAGGACCTCTTACTCAGAGACTGGTTTCTGCACTGTTAGAGGAGAATGTGTACGTCGCGAATAATAACActgagaataaattatttcgagaTGGGGATCCACCTGTCTTGAGAGATCTCACCATTCAGAATTCCATTAACTTGGAACTACGAATGCATAAAGAGCTGGTTGAACAAGGATTCTTAGAACCTGACACACAGAAGAAGGATCAAGAAGACGATGAAATTTTAGCGGAAATTAAAAGATGTCAGCAGGAACTTACTGCATTGTCTAATCACAATGTTACGCAGCTGAAAAGATTACTAAATCTAGCTCAAGATGAGAGTAAAAGGCAAGCGTTAAAACGGAAAATTAGTGTTGCCGACAATGAGGTGATCGAgcattataagaaattgacacTTGCGAAACAGAGAAAAGTTCCACTGACGAGAAAAGACCAGGAGAAAGCATGGACATGCCTTCGAGAACGAGAGAATCTTTTAGAACAATTAAATTCTaccaaataa
- the ATPsynC gene encoding ATP synthase lipid-binding protein, mitochondrial gives MYACSRFIAPIAKSTLVSGTKTYLRPLSSAVISHSQSLQQNQIQTPVSLSPIVRSFQTSTVSRDIDSAAKFIGAGAATVGVAGSGAGIGSVFGSLIIGYARNPSLKQQLFSYAILGFALSEAMGLFCLMMAFLLLFAF, from the exons ATGTACGCCTGCAGCCGATTCATCGCGCCCATCGCTAAATCCACC TTGGTCTCCGGCACCAAGACCTATCTACGGCCGCTGAGCAGTGCCGTGATCAGCCACAGCCAGTCCTTACAGCAGAATCAAATTCAGACGCCCGTCAGTTTG TCACCAATTGTGCGTAGCTTCCAAACTTCCACAGTCAGTCGTGACATTGATTCTGCTGCAAAATTCATTGGTGCTGGAGCTGCCACTGTGGGAGTAGCAGGATCTG gtGCTGGAATTGGATCCGTATTCGGTTCTCTAATCATCGGCTATGCGAGGAATCCTTCCTTGAAACAGCAATTATTCTCATACGCCATCTTGGGCTTTGCCCTGTCTGAGGCCATGGGTCTATTTTGTCTTATGATGGCTTTCCTACTCCTTTTCGCCTTTTAA